In Haloterrigena turkmenica DSM 5511, a single genomic region encodes these proteins:
- a CDS encoding RsmB/NOP family class I SAM-dependent RNA methyltransferase encodes MEPLERYRPIIDDFDAFLEACERPLGNAARVNTIKASVERTVAVLEEEGLAYEQADWNPRVLRLETGSPGSTWTSFHGFTHGQEEVSAVPPVVLDPQPGERVWDSCAAPGGKATQLAALMGDEGTVVANDNNLGRISALRFNAERLGATSLAVTNADARNYSLNRFDFDEFDRALVDAPCTCEGTIRKNPDTLDNWSEGAIASVSGVQKGILRRAIQATREGGTVVYSTCTFAPEENEAVVQHAVEEEDCRVVDFDIDLEYAPGLTEWDGEEFDSSLERAARIYPHQNDTGGFFVAKLEVTA; translated from the coding sequence ATGGAGCCACTCGAGCGGTATCGACCGATTATCGACGATTTCGACGCGTTCCTCGAGGCCTGCGAGCGGCCGCTGGGCAATGCCGCCCGCGTCAACACCATCAAGGCCTCGGTCGAGCGGACGGTCGCGGTCCTCGAGGAGGAGGGCCTCGCGTACGAGCAGGCCGACTGGAACCCCCGCGTGCTGCGCCTCGAGACGGGGTCGCCGGGATCGACGTGGACCTCGTTCCACGGCTTCACCCACGGCCAGGAGGAGGTCTCGGCGGTGCCGCCGGTCGTCCTCGATCCCCAGCCCGGTGAGCGGGTCTGGGACAGCTGTGCCGCGCCGGGCGGGAAGGCGACCCAGCTCGCCGCGCTGATGGGCGACGAGGGAACCGTCGTGGCCAACGACAACAACCTCGGGCGCATCTCGGCGCTGCGCTTTAACGCCGAGCGCCTCGGCGCGACGAGCCTCGCCGTCACGAACGCCGACGCGCGCAACTACTCCCTGAACCGGTTCGACTTCGACGAGTTCGACCGCGCGCTCGTCGACGCGCCCTGTACCTGCGAGGGGACGATCCGGAAGAACCCCGACACGCTGGACAACTGGTCGGAGGGAGCCATCGCGTCGGTCTCGGGCGTCCAGAAGGGCATTCTCCGACGAGCGATACAGGCCACCCGCGAGGGCGGCACCGTCGTCTACTCGACGTGTACCTTCGCCCCTGAGGAGAACGAGGCCGTCGTCCAGCACGCCGTAGAGGAGGAAGACTGTCGCGTCGTCGACTTCGATATCGACCTCGAGTACGCGCCCGGCCTGACCGAGTGGGACGGCGAGGAATTCGACTCGAGCCTCGAGCGGGCGGCGCGGATCTACCCCCATCAGAACGACACCGGCGGCTTCTTCGTCGCGAAACTGGAGGTGACCGCGTAA
- a CDS encoding DUF7122 family protein: protein MADESTGDLERNDGQRFDRLPATPAEQTVEGRVSREEVVDYFRDRFSMPPETFDDYTFWEKGAGKIWIYGGEAPTPLEIEAIGMTCLRTRQEHWKPTTDFVQRFGGHATDCVIELDREEARAFATGEDREIERWEGDWGYLIGAHEIAGELEPLGIGLYVHGELRSMVPKGRQRDL, encoded by the coding sequence ATGGCGGACGAATCGACCGGGGACCTCGAGCGAAACGACGGCCAGCGATTCGATCGCCTGCCCGCGACGCCGGCCGAACAGACTGTCGAGGGCCGGGTCAGCCGCGAGGAGGTCGTCGACTACTTCCGCGATCGGTTCAGCATGCCGCCGGAAACGTTCGACGACTACACGTTCTGGGAGAAGGGCGCCGGCAAGATCTGGATCTACGGCGGCGAGGCGCCGACGCCCCTCGAGATCGAGGCCATCGGGATGACCTGTCTGCGCACCCGACAGGAACACTGGAAGCCGACGACGGACTTCGTCCAGCGCTTCGGCGGTCACGCGACCGACTGCGTGATCGAACTCGACCGCGAGGAGGCCCGAGCGTTCGCGACCGGCGAGGACCGGGAGATCGAGCGCTGGGAGGGCGACTGGGGGTACCTGATCGGAGCCCACGAAATCGCCGGGGAACTCGAGCCGCTCGGGATCGGCCTCTACGTCCACGGCGAACTGCGCTCGATGGTGCCGAAGGGACGCCAGCGCGATCTGTAG
- a CDS encoding proteasome assembly chaperone family protein, with the protein MAQIRQQGPEMDLEEPVLVEGFPGLGLVGKIATDHLVEELDMRYYASVDCGGLPRVGVYRGGDRTARPPVRIYASEEHDLLALQSDAPIKSDAVGSVAECLTEWIVGQDALPLYLSGLPAEREDEPEIYGIGTGDAAERLEDHGIDVPPEDGVVTGPTGALINRAAQRDYDSVGLVVESSPQFPDPEAASVLLEDGVCPIADVDVEVQELLDRAAEIREKREQFAQQMQQVNQEESSQAQPLRMYQ; encoded by the coding sequence ATGGCACAAATCCGCCAGCAGGGGCCCGAGATGGACCTCGAGGAACCGGTTCTCGTCGAGGGCTTCCCGGGACTCGGACTCGTCGGCAAGATCGCGACCGACCACCTCGTCGAGGAACTCGACATGCGCTACTACGCCAGCGTCGACTGCGGGGGGCTGCCCCGCGTCGGCGTCTACCGCGGCGGCGACCGGACGGCCCGACCGCCGGTCCGGATCTACGCCAGCGAGGAGCACGACCTCCTCGCGCTCCAGAGCGACGCGCCGATCAAGTCCGACGCCGTCGGCTCCGTCGCCGAGTGCCTCACCGAGTGGATCGTCGGACAGGACGCGCTGCCGCTCTACCTCAGCGGACTGCCGGCCGAGCGCGAAGACGAACCCGAAATCTACGGTATCGGAACCGGTGACGCCGCCGAGCGACTCGAGGACCACGGGATCGACGTCCCACCAGAAGACGGCGTCGTCACGGGGCCGACGGGGGCGCTCATCAACCGCGCCGCACAGCGCGACTACGACAGCGTCGGCCTCGTCGTCGAATCGAGCCCGCAGTTCCCCGACCCCGAGGCCGCGAGCGTCCTCCTCGAGGACGGCGTCTGCCCGATCGCCGACGTCGATGTCGAAGTCCAGGAGCTACTCGACCGCGCGGCGGAGATCCGAGAGAAGCGAGAACAGTTCGCCCAGCAGATGCAACAGGTCAACCAGGAAGAGAGTTCGCAGGCCCAGCCGCTGCGAATGTACCAGTAG
- the ric gene encoding iron-sulfur cluster repair di-iron protein: MTAEIDPERRLGALVRDNPEFASVFESVGIDYCCGGDALLERACADADLEVGAVVERLRDARSDGGDGTDDWDSLSALVDDIVENHHDYLRAELPSLERTVRKVVRVHGDDHPELHDVESTFLDLEDEVTHHIEDEEENVFPELERLEDETALTGDEEAQVREAIDHLEDEHDAAAAHLERLRSLTDDYAVPEGACTSYRNMLDRLQLLEEDMHLHIHKENNVLFPDAQDRLATAVAE; the protein is encoded by the coding sequence ATGACCGCCGAAATCGACCCGGAGCGACGACTCGGCGCGCTCGTCAGAGACAACCCCGAATTCGCGTCGGTGTTCGAGTCCGTCGGCATCGACTACTGCTGCGGCGGCGACGCCTTGCTCGAGCGGGCCTGTGCCGACGCCGACCTCGAGGTCGGTGCCGTCGTCGAGCGACTCCGCGACGCGCGGTCGGACGGCGGCGACGGAACCGACGACTGGGACTCGCTGTCGGCGCTCGTCGACGACATCGTCGAGAACCACCACGACTACCTTCGGGCCGAGTTGCCGTCGCTCGAGCGAACGGTCCGGAAGGTCGTCCGCGTCCACGGGGACGACCACCCGGAACTCCACGACGTCGAATCGACGTTTCTCGACCTCGAAGACGAGGTCACCCACCATATCGAGGACGAGGAGGAGAACGTCTTCCCCGAGCTCGAACGCCTCGAGGACGAGACGGCGCTGACCGGCGACGAGGAGGCGCAGGTCCGCGAGGCGATCGACCACCTCGAGGACGAACACGACGCGGCCGCCGCCCACCTCGAGCGACTCCGCTCGCTGACCGACGACTACGCGGTCCCGGAGGGCGCGTGTACCAGCTACCGAAACATGCTCGACCGACTGCAGCTCCTCGAGGAGGACATGCACCTGCACATCCACAAGGAGAACAACGTCCTGTTTCCCGACGCACAGGACCGACTCGCGACAGCGGTCGCGGAGTAA